Genomic window (Fischerella sp. PCC 9605):
CAAATTTATCGATGGTGTCCAAAAAAAACTTAAGCCTTCTTTTGTAGAATTAGGACTGATGCTAGGAGAGTTTCATAAGCGTACTGAAAGTTCTGGATTGCACAACCCTAATTTCCGTCCTCTTCGCAGTCCTATTCCACTACTGGCTATCCGCTTTATGGTCGAAAGTGATTTACCTTTTCTTATAGACACAGAAAATCCACACTTGTGTATTCAATTTCTTGAAGCTTATTTAAAGTATTTTGAGCATCATATTAAAGATGAAACAAGATTAAAAAAAGTGTATCAAGAACTCGCATTGGCACGAGAAAAAATTACTAAAAAAAGTGTTACTTTAGTCTAGGTTTGTGCATCACACCTAACATTGGTTTGGCAAGCAAAATGACAAAATAAAATGAGCTTAGTTATGAATCATTATAGTAATTTCAAATGTAACTAATGCTTGAAGAGCAGGATTGAAATTACTATTATTCTTCTTGTAATATTTGGTAACTCTATTTTTGTAGTAATGAATTTTATTCATATTAATAAACATGATGACATATAGTAGTAAATTATACCAAAAACGTATTTCTTCGAGAAATACCCAACAAGAAGATTGCAACTACACTTATACTTATACTGAGCATCTGTGCATACACAAGATTTTTGAAAAGCAAGTTGAACGCACACCCGATGCAGTGGTGGTAGTATTTGAAGATGAACAACTTACCTACAGGCAGTTAAACCAAGAGGCGAACCAACTGGCACACTACTTACAGAGTTTGGGAGTAGGGCCAGAAGTACTGGTGGGTATTTGTGTTGAACGTTCCCTAGAGATGGTGGTGGGATTGCTGGGCATTCTCAAAGCCGGTGGTGCGTATGTACCGTTAGACCCGTCCTATCCTGGCGAACGTTTAGCCTTTATCTTAGAAGATACCCAAACACCAGTGATGCTGACAACAGCAGACTTGGTTAAAAGTCTACCAACACATCAGGCACAAGTAGTTTGCCTAGACTCAGATTGGGTTAATATCGCCCGCAACAGCCAAGCCAATCCAATCAGTGACGCAACGATTGACAACCTCATCTACGTGATCTACACCTCTGGTTCGACAGGCAAACCCAAAGGTGTCATGATTCCCCACCGCGGTATCTGCAATCAACTTTATTGGCGGCAAACAACATTTGCATTAACTGCAAGCGA
Coding sequences:
- a CDS encoding DUF6875 domain-containing protein; translated protein: KFIDGVQKKLKPSFVELGLMLGEFHKRTESSGLHNPNFRPLRSPIPLLAIRFMVESDLPFLIDTENPHLCIQFLEAYLKYFEHHIKDETRLKKVYQELALAREKITKKSVTLV